The proteins below come from a single Nostoc sp. KVJ3 genomic window:
- a CDS encoding EboA family metabolite traffic protein, whose translation MSKVNKLLHHWLLKSVSEKAFAWLEQKQAQIASGAAERVFFTAFSAVPRYLGKEDLQLIFQDLEAAQDLIPGWYPVNWSVDQAGRTLLLLTLPHDDAQGYVGLLDRVFSTADMGELVALYQSLPLLPHPELHHHRAAEGIRSNMSNVFQAIALRNPYPANYLDNAAWNQMVLKVVFVGSPLHLIWGLDRRANPELARMLVDYAHERWAAKRSVTPELWRSVGRFADSAIITDLEKVLVNGDIHEQEAAALACADSPLPQAQALLSHYPDLQSSIQQGNLTWSSFSHKLVGSREWGVGRMREQGEQGKQGKN comes from the coding sequence ATGAGTAAAGTAAACAAGTTACTGCATCACTGGCTGTTAAAGTCTGTTTCAGAGAAAGCGTTTGCTTGGCTGGAACAGAAACAGGCACAAATAGCTAGCGGCGCTGCCGAAAGAGTGTTTTTTACGGCATTTAGTGCTGTGCCGCGTTATCTAGGTAAAGAGGATTTGCAGCTAATATTCCAGGACTTGGAAGCAGCACAGGATCTGATTCCCGGTTGGTATCCTGTTAATTGGAGTGTAGATCAAGCAGGTCGCACACTGTTACTTCTAACTTTGCCCCACGATGATGCCCAGGGGTATGTGGGATTACTCGATCGCGTCTTCTCTACTGCCGATATGGGGGAGTTGGTTGCTCTGTATCAAAGTTTACCCTTACTCCCACATCCAGAGTTACATCACCACCGTGCTGCTGAGGGAATTCGCAGCAATATGAGTAATGTATTCCAAGCCATAGCACTACGTAACCCTTATCCAGCAAATTATTTAGATAACGCTGCTTGGAATCAGATGGTGCTGAAGGTCGTTTTCGTTGGCAGTCCATTGCATTTAATTTGGGGACTCGATCGGCGTGCTAACCCAGAATTAGCGAGGATGTTGGTAGACTATGCCCATGAACGTTGGGCAGCTAAACGCTCAGTTACGCCAGAACTTTGGCGATCTGTAGGACGGTTTGCGGATAGCGCAATCATCACAGATTTAGAAAAAGTACTAGTTAATGGGGATATACACGAGCAAGAAGCAGCAGCATTAGCTTGTGCTGATTCTCCTTTGCCTCAAGCGCAAGCATTACTTTCTCATTACCCCGATTTACAGTCATCCATTCAACAAGGTAATCTGACTTGGAGTAGTTTTAGCCACAAATTAGTGGGTAGTAGGGAGTGGGGAGTGGGAAGGATGAGGGAGCAGGGGGAGCAGGGGAAGCAGGGGAAGAATTAA
- the eboE gene encoding metabolite traffic protein EboE, which yields MKITKDSKFHLTYCSNIHPGESWLEVFANLEKYIPELKSRLSPNEPFGIGLRLADIAAKQLLESNNLPQFKTWLTQQDLYVFTLNGFPYGGFHRQVVKDQVYAPDWSTQERVNYTLNLAHILAVLLPKELDGGISTLPLSYKPWWKKDQETFEIVLKNSCLNIASVVVEMIRIREKTGKILHIDLEPEPDGLIENTSEVIDFYQNWLLPIGGNELSKQLNIEQNLAETKLLEHVRVCYDTCHFSVEYEEPQSVFARLQSAGIKIGKVQISAAIKVKIPAEAEKRNLIVERLSPFAESTYLHQVIERRSDGTLHHYPDLITALPHLEQSIAEEWRTHFHVPIFIHDYQILQSTQDDIVTVLHLLQKNNACSHLEIETYTWDVLPSEMKIDLLNSIQREYEWTLKEFIVN from the coding sequence ATGAAAATTACAAAAGACAGCAAGTTTCATTTAACTTATTGCAGCAATATTCATCCTGGTGAAAGTTGGCTAGAGGTTTTCGCTAATTTAGAAAAGTATATTCCCGAACTCAAGTCACGTTTATCACCTAACGAACCTTTTGGTATTGGCTTAAGATTAGCAGATATTGCTGCAAAACAACTTTTAGAAAGTAATAATTTACCTCAATTTAAAACTTGGCTAACTCAACAAGATTTATATGTTTTCACCTTAAACGGATTCCCCTATGGTGGCTTCCATCGACAGGTGGTAAAAGACCAAGTTTATGCACCAGATTGGTCTACACAAGAACGGGTAAACTATACATTAAACTTGGCACATATTTTAGCTGTTCTTTTACCAAAAGAATTAGATGGCGGAATTTCTACACTGCCATTATCTTATAAACCTTGGTGGAAAAAAGACCAAGAGACTTTCGAGATAGTTCTAAAAAATAGTTGTTTGAACATAGCATCAGTTGTTGTAGAAATGATTCGCATCCGCGAGAAAACTGGAAAAATACTTCATATTGATTTAGAACCTGAGCCAGATGGATTAATTGAAAATACCTCAGAAGTAATTGATTTTTATCAAAATTGGTTATTGCCAATTGGCGGTAATGAGTTGTCAAAACAACTCAATATTGAACAGAATTTAGCAGAAACTAAATTACTAGAACACGTTCGAGTTTGCTATGATACTTGTCATTTTTCAGTTGAATATGAGGAGCCGCAATCTGTGTTTGCGCGTTTACAATCAGCAGGAATTAAGATTGGTAAAGTTCAAATCAGCGCTGCTATTAAAGTAAAAATACCTGCTGAGGCTGAAAAGCGTAATTTGATAGTTGAACGCTTAAGTCCTTTTGCAGAATCTACTTATCTCCATCAGGTAATAGAACGTCGCAGTGATGGTACACTGCATCACTATCCTGATTTAATAACTGCATTACCACATTTAGAGCAATCTATAGCTGAAGAATGGCGGACTCATTTTCACGTCCCAATTTTTATTCATGATTATCAAATTTTGCAATCTACTCAAGATGATATTGTGACTGTTTTACATCTACTTCAGAAAAACAATGCTTGCTCGCATTTAGAAATTGAGACTTACACTTGGGACGTATTGCCATCAGAAATGAAGATAGATTTGCTGAATTCTATTCAGCGCGAATATGAGTGGACATTAAAAGAATTTATCGTAAACTAA
- a CDS encoding TatD family hydrolase, whose protein sequence is MMFIDPHIHMCSRTTYDYLVMREYGIVAVIEPAFWLGQPRTNAGTFKDYFSSLVGWERFRASQFGIQHYCTIGLNPKEANNEALAAEVIELLPLYACKEGVVAIGEIGYDDMTEAEDKYFCQQLELAKELDMLVLIHTPHRNKKAGAIRSMERCIEYGLDPSQVIIDHNNEETVEEVLGRGFWAAFTIYPQTKMGNARMVEVVRKYGCDRIIVDSSADWGISDPLAVPKTAQLMLDRGIPEEHVRAVCYENALAAYSQTGQMKASDWLNPQSVDQRQLFSGNSVLRGQEPGIKSASDYVLIE, encoded by the coding sequence ATGATGTTTATCGATCCTCACATTCACATGTGTTCCCGTACTACTTACGATTACTTAGTAATGCGGGAATATGGCATTGTCGCCGTTATTGAACCAGCCTTTTGGTTAGGACAACCCCGAACCAACGCTGGCACATTTAAAGACTACTTCAGTAGTCTTGTGGGCTGGGAAAGGTTTCGTGCTAGTCAATTTGGCATTCAACATTACTGTACAATCGGTCTAAATCCGAAAGAAGCTAATAATGAGGCACTAGCAGCAGAAGTTATAGAACTACTGCCACTTTATGCCTGTAAAGAAGGAGTTGTTGCTATTGGGGAAATTGGCTACGACGATATGACAGAGGCAGAAGATAAATACTTTTGTCAACAGTTAGAATTAGCCAAAGAACTCGATATGTTAGTACTAATTCATACTCCCCATCGCAATAAGAAGGCGGGTGCTATTCGGAGCATGGAACGCTGTATTGAATATGGCTTAGATCCCTCACAAGTAATTATCGATCACAACAACGAAGAAACTGTCGAGGAAGTATTAGGACGGGGTTTTTGGGCAGCTTTCACAATTTACCCACAAACGAAGATGGGTAACGCCAGAATGGTAGAAGTTGTCCGTAAATATGGGTGCGATCGCATCATTGTAGATAGTAGTGCTGATTGGGGTATTAGCGATCCTTTGGCTGTCCCAAAAACGGCTCAGTTGATGTTAGATAGGGGCATTCCTGAAGAACACGTGCGAGCAGTTTGTTATGAAAATGCCCTAGCTGCTTACAGTCAAACTGGGCAGATGAAAGCGTCAGATTGGCTCAATCCCCAATCTGTCGATCAGCGTCAGTTGTTTAGTGGTAATTCTGTGTTGCGGGGACAAGAACCAGGAATCAAATCAGCTTCAGATTATGTGTTGATTGAGTAG
- a CDS encoding 3-dehydroquinate synthase, with the protein MIIQQKTALNLQPINQCVHVSFNYDVHFTRGLFQLDNPLLAQVIAAGGETTPKQVLVVIDRGFLHSQDGLLKKLLVYAQYYEDVLTLSGEPIVVPGGEAVKNDSRFIEQIHQRINASGLCRHSYVLAIGGGAVLDMAGYAATTAHRGIRLLRVPTTVLGQNDSGVGVKNGINAFGKKNFLGTFMPPYAVLNDFDFLASLDDRDWRSGIAEAVKVALIKDADFFDFIMTNADKLANRDMDIMERLIYRCSQLHLEHIAGGGDPFEMGSSRPLDFGHWAAHKLEHLTNYSLRHGEAVAIGIALDTTYSYLTGQLLKSEWQSVMSTLSKLGFILYVSALTEQLDQLDHPHCLFKGLTEFREHLGGNLTITLLERIGRGMEVHQVDLALYRDAILMLQDWEILH; encoded by the coding sequence ATGATTATTCAACAAAAAACTGCTCTTAATCTGCAACCAATTAACCAATGTGTCCACGTGAGCTTCAACTATGATGTTCACTTCACTAGAGGTTTGTTTCAGTTAGATAATCCTTTACTTGCACAAGTGATTGCCGCAGGTGGAGAGACAACCCCAAAGCAAGTTCTAGTAGTTATAGATAGAGGATTTTTACATTCCCAGGATGGTTTGCTAAAAAAATTATTAGTTTACGCCCAGTATTATGAAGATGTATTAACACTGAGTGGTGAGCCGATAGTAGTTCCAGGTGGAGAAGCAGTCAAGAACGATTCTAGATTTATAGAGCAAATTCATCAACGAATCAATGCATCAGGATTGTGCCGTCACTCCTACGTCTTAGCAATTGGAGGTGGAGCCGTGCTAGATATGGCAGGATATGCAGCAACAACGGCTCACCGAGGAATTCGGTTGCTACGAGTACCGACAACAGTGTTAGGGCAAAATGATTCGGGTGTAGGAGTAAAGAACGGAATCAATGCTTTTGGCAAGAAAAACTTTTTAGGTACATTCATGCCACCTTATGCTGTCTTGAATGACTTTGATTTTCTTGCTAGCCTTGACGATCGCGATTGGCGATCGGGTATTGCTGAAGCGGTGAAAGTAGCGCTGATTAAAGATGCAGATTTCTTCGATTTCATTATGACTAATGCCGATAAGTTGGCTAATCGAGATATGGACATAATGGAAAGACTAATCTATCGCTGTTCGCAGTTGCATTTAGAGCATATTGCTGGTGGAGGCGACCCATTTGAAATGGGTTCATCGCGTCCTTTGGATTTTGGACACTGGGCTGCTCATAAACTGGAACATTTAACTAATTACAGTTTACGTCATGGTGAAGCTGTAGCGATCGGCATTGCTTTGGATACAACTTATTCATATTTAACAGGTCAACTCTTGAAATCTGAGTGGCAAAGTGTTATGAGTACACTCAGTAAATTAGGGTTCATATTGTACGTATCGGCACTGACAGAGCAATTAGACCAACTAGACCATCCCCATTGTCTATTTAAGGGGCTTACCGAGTTCCGCGAACACTTGGGAGGAAATTTGACAATCACTCTTCTAGAAAGAATCGGTAGAGGAATGGAAGTCCACCAAGTGGATTTGGCTTTATATAGAGATGCTATTTTGATGCTCCAAGATTGGGAAATTTTGCATTAA
- a CDS encoding alkaline phosphatase family protein: protein MQKTVVIDVVGLTPSLLGENTPFLSSWAAKGQIASIGTVLPAVTCSVQATYLTGKLPDEHGIVANGWYFRDECEVKFWRQSNKLVQAPKIWEIAKSIDPTFTCANLFWWYNMYSSVDYAITPRPMYPADGRKLPDIYTHPSDVRSQIQSDLGNFPLFDFWGPKTSISSSQWIANSAKWIEERYSPTLSLVYLPHLDYCLQKFGNNQTQIQADLQEIDAVCADLIKYYEARNTQVIILSEYGITPVSKAVDLNRVLRENGLIAVREELGRELLDFGASIAFAVADHQIAHVYVNDPAYIPKVRSLLEATEGVAQVLDEQGKQAYHLDHSRSGELVAIAQPDAWFTYYYWLDDTKAPDFARTVDIHRKPGYDPVELFLDPQIKFPQGKIALKLLKKQLGFRYLMDVIPLDASLIRGSHGHITTSPSEAPLFITQQTQLIDDNRIEATDICALILKHLN from the coding sequence ATGCAAAAAACAGTTGTTATAGATGTCGTAGGATTAACGCCTAGTTTATTAGGAGAAAACACACCGTTTTTATCTTCTTGGGCTGCGAAAGGGCAGATAGCTTCTATTGGAACAGTTTTACCTGCTGTAACTTGTTCAGTTCAGGCTACTTATTTAACAGGAAAATTGCCTGATGAACATGGAATTGTTGCTAATGGTTGGTACTTTCGCGATGAATGTGAAGTGAAGTTTTGGCGACAATCTAATAAGCTAGTACAAGCTCCCAAAATTTGGGAAATTGCCAAATCAATTGATCCAACTTTTACTTGTGCCAACCTTTTTTGGTGGTACAATATGTATTCTTCAGTAGATTATGCGATTACGCCGCGCCCGATGTATCCGGCAGATGGGAGAAAATTACCTGATATTTATACCCATCCTAGTGATGTGCGATCGCAAATTCAATCTGATTTAGGAAATTTCCCTCTGTTCGATTTTTGGGGGCCAAAAACTTCCATTAGTTCTAGCCAATGGATTGCCAATTCAGCAAAATGGATTGAGGAACGCTACAGCCCTACACTCTCATTAGTTTATTTACCACATTTAGATTACTGTCTGCAAAAATTTGGTAACAATCAAACACAAATTCAAGCTGATTTGCAAGAAATTGATGCTGTTTGTGCTGATTTAATTAAATATTATGAAGCACGTAATACTCAGGTAATTATTCTTTCGGAGTATGGGATTACTCCAGTTTCCAAAGCTGTGGATTTAAACCGCGTACTACGAGAAAATGGTTTAATTGCCGTGCGAGAAGAATTAGGGCGAGAACTGCTCGATTTTGGTGCTAGCATTGCCTTTGCTGTTGCCGATCATCAAATTGCTCATGTATATGTGAACGATCCGGCGTATATCCCGAAAGTGCGATCGCTTTTAGAAGCGACTGAAGGCGTAGCGCAGGTACTGGATGAACAGGGTAAGCAAGCCTACCATCTAGATCATTCTAGATCGGGAGAGTTGGTAGCGATCGCACAACCTGACGCTTGGTTTACCTATTATTATTGGCTCGATGATACCAAAGCTCCTGATTTTGCTAGAACTGTAGATATTCACCGCAAACCTGGTTACGATCCTGTAGAACTTTTCCTCGATCCACAGATTAAATTTCCTCAAGGAAAAATTGCTCTCAAGTTACTTAAGAAACAACTGGGTTTTCGCTACTTAATGGACGTAATTCCTCTAGATGCTTCCCTGATACGTGGTTCTCACGGTCATATTACTACTTCTCCATCTGAAGCGCCTCTATTTATTACCCAGCAAACTCAACTAATTGATGACAATCGAATTGAGGCGACAGATATTTGTGCGTTGATTCTCAAACATTTGAATTAA
- the eboC gene encoding UbiA-like protein EboC (EboC, a homolog the polyprenyltransferase UbiA, belongs to system of proteins involved in the trafficking of precursor metabolites to an extracytoplasmic compartment so that the biosynthesis of certain natural products, such as scytonemin, can be completed.): MNVASLNFQGWRGYLELMRPANIVTAWADILVGFAASGSGIIFVKLINGEASFAILSPLAWLLLATTGLYGGGIVFNDVFDAELDAKERPNRAIPSGRVSRQNATVLGSILFLIGIIAAFQVSWFSGAIAIFITFASLLYDSLAKHHPFFGPLNMGLCRGSNLLLGVSAVPAIVGERWYLILIPILYIAAITAISQGEVHGGKKITGVVALSLIAIVLTAVLALGLLGEYTAIAALPFAALLAIRVLPNFIKAAREPVAENIRNAVKIGVLSLIVLDATIASGFSGLYYGLLVLLLLPISMKLAQLFAVT; this comes from the coding sequence GTGAATGTTGCAAGCTTAAATTTTCAGGGCTGGCGGGGTTATTTGGAATTGATGCGTCCGGCTAATATTGTTACAGCTTGGGCGGATATTCTTGTTGGCTTTGCTGCTTCCGGCTCTGGGATTATTTTTGTTAAATTAATCAATGGAGAAGCAAGTTTTGCCATCCTAAGTCCATTAGCTTGGTTGTTATTAGCTACAACTGGTTTGTACGGCGGCGGTATAGTTTTTAATGATGTTTTTGATGCGGAATTAGATGCAAAAGAGCGACCAAATAGAGCAATTCCCAGTGGTCGCGTATCTCGTCAAAATGCTACCGTATTGGGAAGTATACTGTTTTTAATTGGCATTATAGCCGCTTTTCAAGTATCTTGGTTTAGTGGTGCGATCGCTATATTTATCACTTTTGCATCCCTCCTCTATGACTCACTCGCCAAACATCATCCCTTTTTTGGCCCTTTAAATATGGGTTTGTGCCGTGGGAGTAACTTATTATTAGGCGTAAGTGCTGTACCCGCAATCGTGGGAGAACGTTGGTATTTAATACTAATCCCTATTCTTTATATTGCTGCTATTACCGCAATTAGTCAGGGTGAAGTTCACGGAGGTAAGAAAATTACGGGAGTAGTTGCACTATCTCTAATTGCAATAGTTTTGACAGCAGTTTTAGCTTTAGGACTATTAGGAGAGTATACAGCGATCGCAGCACTACCATTCGCGGCTTTATTAGCTATCAGAGTCTTGCCTAATTTTATCAAAGCAGCGCGTGAACCAGTAGCCGAAAATATCAGAAATGCTGTGAAAATAGGCGTTTTATCTCTAATAGTCTTAGATGCAACCATTGCATCTGGTTTTTCTGGTTTGTATTACGGTTTATTAGTTCTATTATTGCTACCAATTTCGATGAAATTAGCACAACTATTTGCAGTTACTTAA